The Echinicola jeungdonensis genome segment TCCTCCAATCGTTGTTGCAGTATTTGGGGATCAGCCACCTGGAATGGCAAAGCGTCCTTGGGCAACCCTCCAAAATCAGGGATATTGATTTGAAGTGCTGTAAAGAAAAACTTCAGGAAATCTACTTTGTCCGGGGTTTGGAAAGCAATGACCAGCACTTTTCCATCGGGTTTGGTCACCCGGACCATTTCCCTTAAGCCTTGGGGCAAATCGGGAAAAAGCATCACCCCAAATTGAGAGCCTGTAACATCATAAAGGTTATCTTTGAAATCCAGGTTATGCCCATCCATTACATAGCCGTTCACCTGGTGGAGGCCATTTCTTTCCGCCCGGGCTTTTAAGAGCCTGATCATATTGGGAGCAATGTCCACAGCGCTTACCCTGGCACCCATCTGGGCAGCCGGAAGGGATAATGCGCCACTCCCCGCTGCCACATCAAGGAAATCCATTCCGGGTTTTAGGCCGGCCAATTTCAGTAATTTTTTGGTGAACTGGGCTTCATGAGCAGTAGTGATATATTGGTCATATCCTTCTGATATCAGGTCCCAAGCCTGTTGTGCTTGTTTTGATTCAATAGTATTCATGGTTGAAAAGGGTTTGTTTGAAGAAAAATACCGGGAAACTATGTTCCAATTCCTTTAACTTATTTTTCCAGAACCGGTTGGTCAATGGCAACCTGGATGGCATGGGCAAATTCCTCGGGCCTTTCCAACTTGGGATCATCCCTTGTTTCTTCAATGATCTGGAGCGGCCATCCATATTTCTCACTGGCTTTCTGTGCCACTTTTAACTTGTTGGCCTTATCGTGTCTTCCCCAGATCAGAGCTACCGGAACAGAAATTTTTCTCAATTGTCCCTCAGGAATTTTGCCACTTAAGGCCCCCATTATTGCTTTGGCAGCGGCTTTCTTTTCGGGGTTTTTGGCATTAACTAGATTATAATCCAAAAACGGCTGCCAATATTTGCCCATAACTTTGCTTAATGTTTTGATGTCATAAAGGCATTGGGGCAGGAAGCGCAGGTAACTTTTTTCACTTGGAAACATCATAAAGCGAAAGAACTCGAATGCAAACCTTGGGGCTGGGAAGAAGGAAGAAAGTCCTAAGGAGTCCACCAATACTATTCCCTTAACCTTGTTTCCATATTCCCTGGCATAATGGGCAGCCAGGGCTCCACCCACCACATGCCCCACAAGGACCGGTTTTTGGCTACAGGTTTGGGAAATAAAGCTGTCCAGCCAGTTCAGCAGGAAGTGGGTATCCAATTTTTTGGGACTGGCATCCGAAGCACCGTGGCCGGGAAAATCCGGCACAAGGACTTTATAATGTTGAACCAGAAACGGAATGGACCGCATCCACCAAACTGAAGATTCCCCCGGGCCGTGCAAAAGCACCAAAGGGACCCCTTCACCACCTTCCAGATAAGCAGTCAACACCCCTCCAATTTTAACTTGATGTTCCTGGACGGGTAAATCACTTGTTAATTTTTTTCGATAAATGGAGGCCTCTTTGAGGGCCCCGTTTATATTTGAAGATTTCATGACTGATTTGTTTTAATGTTTGATGTCAAGGTAGGAAGAACCCCATCTTTTATCATCGGTCATTACACCCATTGATTGAGTGGGGGATATGGGTGATTTCCGCCAGGGAGGATGTAAAGGAACTCAATCAGTGTGGCCAGAGGTTTCGCGCAAAGGTGCAAAAGTGCGCAAAGTTTTTTTAACCTAAATCGAAGGGATTGTTTCCGCCTTGCAGGTTTTGGCGTTAAGAAATTTAAGAAGCGGGCTGCAAAAGGCACAGGCATGTCTGACGGTTATGCTGAAATTAACAATTGATGATGCTCATAAAGGAGGAGTTTGGCTGTGCGTGGGAAGGCTTAAATTTTAACCAAAAGTTGCACAGCGGCGGGGTTTTTTGGTCACTTTTTTTACCTGAAGAAAAAAAGTGACAAAGTGAATTAAGAAAAAAAATTAATGGTATGTTATGAGGGGAATTTGAATTATGTTACAGCCTCCAGGGCTCTCGAGTCCTCGCTATATTCCGTCATTCAGCGCTTTAATATTTAATGAAATTTTACCTTCTCGCAGTGACGTTTTTATATGGAATTGAGGTTTATTCAAAAAATACTGCTAGCCCTGCTCCTTCGG includes the following:
- a CDS encoding class I SAM-dependent methyltransferase, which encodes MNTIESKQAQQAWDLISEGYDQYITTAHEAQFTKKLLKLAGLKPGMDFLDVAAGSGALSLPAAQMGARVSAVDIAPNMIRLLKARAERNGLHQVNGYVMDGHNLDFKDNLYDVTGSQFGVMLFPDLPQGLREMVRVTKPDGKVLVIAFQTPDKVDFLKFFFTALQINIPDFGGLPKDALPFQVADPQILQQRLEEAGLKEVQIFKEVLPFRFKSGSELWNSVLNSNPIAVKLTSELTEKQKSQVQQTLEDMVRAQAGGKEEAILKAALNVGVGKKG
- a CDS encoding alpha/beta fold hydrolase, which encodes MKSSNINGALKEASIYRKKLTSDLPVQEHQVKIGGVLTAYLEGGEGVPLVLLHGPGESSVWWMRSIPFLVQHYKVLVPDFPGHGASDASPKKLDTHFLLNWLDSFISQTCSQKPVLVGHVVGGALAAHYAREYGNKVKGIVLVDSLGLSSFFPAPRFAFEFFRFMMFPSEKSYLRFLPQCLYDIKTLSKVMGKYWQPFLDYNLVNAKNPEKKAAAKAIMGALSGKIPEGQLRKISVPVALIWGRHDKANKLKVAQKASEKYGWPLQIIEETRDDPKLERPEEFAHAIQVAIDQPVLEK